The following is a genomic window from Chania multitudinisentens RB-25.
GAACCGATATCTTTGCGTTCTTCCACACCATTAGTGCCCAGCACTAATGGTTGTGCGAAGAACCGGGCATATTTGCCATCGCCTTCAACATAAGCACATTCTATAACGCCTTTTTCACCACTCAACGCACGTACCAGAGACAAACCAAAACGCGCCGCAGCCTGCCCCATGGACAACGTGGCTGAACCACCACCGGCTTTGGCTTCAACCACTTCAGTACCCGCGTTCTGGATACGTTTAGTCAAATCAGCCACTTCCTGCTCGGTAAAGCTCACGCCGGGGATCTGCGACAGTAAAGGCAGAATGGTGACGCCTGAGTGACCACCGATAACCGGCACATCCAGCGCTTCCGGCTTTTTGCCTTTCAGTTCAGCCACGAAAGTGTTGGAGCGAATAATATCCAACGATGTTACGCCAAACAGTTTGTTCTTGTCGTAAACCCCGGCTTTTTTCAGCACTTCTGCTGCAATCGCTACTGTGGTATTCACCGGGTTGGTGATGATACCGATGCAGGCTTTCGGGCAGGTTTTAGCGACTTGTTCGATCAGATTACGCACGATACCGGCATTCACATTGAACAGATCTGAACGATCCATACCAGGTTTGCGCGCAACACCAGCAGAAATCAGCACCACATCAGCACCGTGCAGCGCAGGCGTTGCATCTTCACCACTGAAGCCTTTGATTTTTACTGCGGTTGGGATATGGCTTAAGTCAACGGCAACACCTGGAGTCACAGGGGCAATATCGTAGAGGGAGAGTTCAGAACCTGAAGGAAGCTGGGTTTTGAGTAGAAGAGCGAGGGCCTGACCAATACCACCGGCAGCACCGAGAACTGCAACTTTCATCCTAATACTCCTTTTATTTTATTATCTTAAATATAAAAGCACCGTGAATTCTTTAGTCTTGGACCTTAATTTATTGCACCTTTAAAAACAACCTGTTAGCAGACTGTTTGAAAACTAGCGCCATAAAATGGCCCATATCGCGATTATTTTAGATTAAAAAGCTTACGCATTAAGGGCATATCGCACACTAATCACAAATAATGAGAGATTTTTCACGAACAAATTAACCGGTCGTTACATTACACCCTTACATAACATCAGAACAACATCATTTTTATAACATTTTCTTTACCAGAAAGCTGACTCGTTTCCTTAAGAAAAGAGCATATTCATCAAGTCATGATTTTGTTAAAATGCAGGGCTACTCCCTATTTCCCCAACGTTATTATTTTTCTCTTCGTGGCCTCGTATAGCATAAAAATTCATTTATATGCATAATCATGGCATCCATTATCAACATTCTACGGTGCAAAATGCGTAATCCCGCCAAGCAGGAAGATCTGATCAAAGCGTTCAAAGCGTTATTGAAAGAAGAGAAATTCAGTTCTCAAAGCGAGATCGTTTTGGCGCTGCAAGAAGAAGGCTTCGAAAACATTAACCAATCCAAAGTATCACGCATGCTGACCAAATTCGGGGCCGTACGCACACGCAATGCCAAAATGGAGATGGTGTATTGCCTTCCGGCAGAACTCGGTGTACCAACCACGACCAGCCCGCTGAAAAATCTGGTACTGGATATCGATCATAATGATGCCATTGTGGTCATCCGCACCAGCCCAGGGGCTGCACAGCTCATTGCGCGTTTGCTGGATTCATTAGGTAAATCCGAAGGGATTCTGGGTACTATTGCTGGGGACGATACTATTTTTGTTACCCCAGCCAACACATTTACCGCACGGCAGCTCTTTGAAGCCATTCTCACGCTGTTTGAACAAGAATTATGATGTATTCCGCTAACAGAGCAGGGTTGATTGCCCCGTTTTGTTAGCGCTCCCCAATTGCCTTATCACGCTGAAAACGGCTTCTCATCGAACCTGCAGCACATTTTCATGGCATTTTTATGAAGCATGAGCGGTGTCTTGCAATGTTTCGCACTTTTAATCAAATTCATTCAACCAACTGAAATTACATATATTTAATAAAAAAAGAACGTTTTATACCCGTTTTTTATTCCATTGAGTTATTAAAACCTTCATTGAACAAATAAAGTTTCACTAGCAAATATTAGTTTGCTATTAATTTTTCAGATAACTACGCCTATACTCATTTTCGTGACGTAAATCACATTTAACTGTGAACAACAAATAAATTACGATGAGGTTAAATCA
Proteins encoded in this region:
- the mdh gene encoding malate dehydrogenase, whose protein sequence is MKVAVLGAAGGIGQALALLLKTQLPSGSELSLYDIAPVTPGVAVDLSHIPTAVKIKGFSGEDATPALHGADVVLISAGVARKPGMDRSDLFNVNAGIVRNLIEQVAKTCPKACIGIITNPVNTTVAIAAEVLKKAGVYDKNKLFGVTSLDIIRSNTFVAELKGKKPEALDVPVIGGHSGVTILPLLSQIPGVSFTEQEVADLTKRIQNAGTEVVEAKAGGGSATLSMGQAAARFGLSLVRALSGEKGVIECAYVEGDGKYARFFAQPLVLGTNGVEERKDIGSLSAFEQKALNEMLDVLHKDIELGEKFINTGP
- the argR gene encoding transcriptional regulator ArgR; translated protein: MRNPAKQEDLIKAFKALLKEEKFSSQSEIVLALQEEGFENINQSKVSRMLTKFGAVRTRNAKMEMVYCLPAELGVPTTTSPLKNLVLDIDHNDAIVVIRTSPGAAQLIARLLDSLGKSEGILGTIAGDDTIFVTPANTFTARQLFEAILTLFEQEL